One region of Octopus sinensis linkage group LG30, ASM634580v1, whole genome shotgun sequence genomic DNA includes:
- the LOC115226730 gene encoding phosphotriesterase-related protein isoform X2, translated as MKNLGWIRQYPYYHKENLSIVDESEAVVEEMKYYKANGGSSIVDNTVIGLNPNVEFLKKVSEQSGVNIIAGTGFYVDITHSDETRKTPAEKLASLMEHDIISGVGTSGIHCGVIGEIGCSWPLTDSERKVLRAAGMAQEHTGCPIIIHPGRNPKSPAEILRILMEAGAKADQIVISHLDSKYSFF; from the exons GTACTACCACAAGGAGAATTTATCAATCGTCGATGAGTCGGAGGCTGTTGTCGAGGAAATGAAATATTACAAG GCAAATGGTGGATCGTCTATTGTAGACAACACTGTGATTGGATTAAATCCAAATGTTGAATTCTTGAAGAAAGTCTCTGAACAGTCAGGTGTGAATATCATTGCAGGCACAG GTTTTTATGTCGACATAACTCATAGCGATGAAACTCGTAAAACCCCTGCTGAGAAACTGGCGTCACTAATGGAACATGATATAATATCTGGTGTTGGCACCTCTGGAATACATTGTGGGGTTATTGGAGAAATTGGCTGTTCGTGGCCCCTCACAG ACAGTGAACGTAAGGTACTGAGAGCTGCAGGAATGGCGCAAGAACACACAGGATGTCCAATAATTATTCACCCAGGGAGGAATCCCAAATCACCTGCTGAGATTCTGAGGATTTTGATGGAAGCAGGAGCGAAAGCTGACCAGATTGTAATATCCCATCTGGACAGTAAGTatagtttcttttaa